A single Cnuibacter physcomitrellae DNA region contains:
- a CDS encoding MOSC domain-containing protein, whose amino-acid sequence MGLVSAVCVVHQLLPDAGTDGVTAIDKRPTDEPVRVGPYGLRGDVQVSRKHHGGRTKAVYAYSEDDAAYWAGELGREIPPGLFGENLRVDGVEASGAVIGERWRVGDTLVLEVASPRTPCATFARRMREPRWVRRFDEAGRPGAYLRVVKSGDVRTGDPIEVISRPEHGVTVAGWFAAGDADQARALLEADAAGEVDLVPELRAAVEKVLLRAAV is encoded by the coding sequence ATGGGTCTCGTGTCCGCCGTCTGCGTCGTCCACCAGCTGCTGCCCGATGCCGGGACCGACGGCGTCACGGCCATCGACAAGCGTCCGACCGACGAGCCGGTCCGCGTGGGGCCGTACGGTCTCCGCGGCGACGTGCAGGTGAGCCGCAAGCACCACGGCGGCCGCACGAAGGCCGTCTACGCGTACTCGGAGGACGACGCCGCCTACTGGGCGGGGGAGCTCGGTCGCGAGATCCCGCCGGGACTGTTCGGTGAGAACCTGCGGGTCGACGGCGTCGAGGCATCGGGCGCGGTCATCGGCGAGCGCTGGCGGGTGGGCGACACCCTCGTGCTCGAGGTCGCCTCACCCCGCACCCCCTGCGCGACCTTCGCCCGGCGGATGCGCGAGCCGCGCTGGGTGCGCCGGTTCGACGAGGCGGGGCGCCCGGGCGCCTACCTGCGGGTCGTGAAGAGCGGCGACGTGAGGACGGGTGACCCGATCGAGGTCATCTCGCGTCCGGAGCACGGGGTCACGGTGGCCGGCTGGTTCGCCGCGGGAGACGCCGACCAGGCCCGCGCCCTGCTCGAGGCCGACGCCGCGGGCGAGGTCGACCTCGTCCCCGAGCTGCGGGCCGCCGTCGAGAAGGTCCTCCTCCGCGCCGCCGTCTGA
- the cofD gene encoding 2-phospho-L-lactate transferase, with the protein MRITVLAGGVGGAKFLLGLRDHLAERWPDGDGGTTAEVDVVVNTGDDMWLAGLKVCPDLDSIMYALGGANDTERGWGRADETERVSAELTAYGIGWPWFTLGDLDLATHIARSSLLRDGLTLTEVTARLAERWNLGVRLLPMSDQPVETHVEITVDGKRRIVHFEEWWVKYRATVPAQRFIQVGLDKAVANPLAVRSLERADVILFAPSNPVVSIGTILELRGMRQALDRAGAPIAGVSPIIGGSAVRGMADQCLTAIGVETTAAAVAKHYGARGRGGVLDAWLIDGIDEPSARVIEAAGIRTSVVPLWMTDATTSAQLASDALDAAFAVPRR; encoded by the coding sequence GTGCGGATCACAGTGCTTGCGGGCGGCGTCGGCGGTGCGAAGTTCCTCCTGGGGCTTCGCGATCATCTCGCGGAGCGCTGGCCCGACGGCGACGGGGGCACCACCGCGGAGGTCGACGTGGTCGTCAACACCGGCGACGACATGTGGCTCGCCGGCCTCAAGGTCTGCCCCGACCTCGACTCGATCATGTACGCCCTCGGCGGCGCCAACGACACCGAGCGCGGCTGGGGCCGCGCCGACGAGACCGAGCGGGTCAGCGCCGAGCTCACCGCCTACGGCATCGGATGGCCGTGGTTCACCCTCGGCGACCTCGACCTGGCCACCCACATCGCGCGCTCCAGCCTCCTGCGCGACGGCCTCACGCTGACCGAGGTGACCGCCCGCCTGGCCGAGCGCTGGAACCTCGGCGTGCGCCTGCTGCCGATGAGCGACCAGCCGGTCGAGACGCACGTCGAGATCACCGTCGACGGCAAACGCCGCATCGTGCACTTCGAGGAGTGGTGGGTGAAGTACCGCGCCACCGTCCCCGCGCAGCGCTTCATCCAGGTCGGCCTCGACAAGGCGGTGGCGAACCCGCTCGCCGTGCGCTCCCTCGAGCGCGCTGACGTCATCCTGTTCGCCCCCTCGAACCCCGTGGTGTCGATCGGCACCATCCTGGAGCTGCGCGGCATGAGGCAGGCGCTCGACCGCGCCGGCGCGCCGATCGCCGGCGTCTCCCCCATCATCGGCGGCTCCGCGGTGCGCGGCATGGCCGACCAGTGCCTCACGGCGATCGGCGTCGAGACCACGGCGGCCGCGGTCGCGAAGCACTACGGCGCGCGCGGGCGCGGCGGCGTGCTCGACGCGTGGCTGATCGACGGCATCGACGAGCCGTCGGCGCGCGTGATCGAGGCCGCGGGCATCCGCACCTCGGTCGTGCCGCTGTGGATGACGGATGCGACGACGAGCGCTCAGCTCGCCTCCGACGCCCTCGACGCCGCCTTCGCCGTCCCCCGGCGCTAG